The following are encoded in a window of Apteryx mantelli isolate bAptMan1 chromosome 17, bAptMan1.hap1, whole genome shotgun sequence genomic DNA:
- the C17H22orf39 gene encoding synaptic plasticity regulator PANTS isoform X2, translating into MAGGEAWRPPRSCEDYWAEWKQCRGLRHAFHHYYAHGELPSCGQWRADYSACRAWERGAGAAAQEALCKSERSRVLEKQKYAPVWTLRKSPPPDWYLPLNQDKPK; encoded by the exons atgGCCGGCGGCGAGGCGTGGCGG CCGCCGCGGTCGTGCGAGGACTACTGGGCGGAGTGGAAGCAGTGCCGGGGCCTCCGCCACGCCTTCCACCACTACTACGCGCACGGGGAGCTGCCGTCCTGCGGGCAGTGGCGGGCGGACTACAGCGCCTGCCGCGCCTGGGAGagaggcgccggcgccgccgcgcag gAAGCTTTGTGCAAGAGTGAGAGATCTCGAGTTctggaaaagcagaaatatgcTCCAGTGTGGACGCTCAGGAAGAGCCCACCACCCGACTGGTACCTCCCACTCAACCAAGACAAACCAAAGTAA
- the C17H22orf39 gene encoding synaptic plasticity regulator PANTS isoform X1, whose amino-acid sequence MAGGEAWRPPRSCEDYWAEWKQCRGLRHAFHHYYAHGELPSCGQWRADYSACRAWERGAGAAAQEALCKSERSRVLEKQKYAPVWTLRKSPPPDWYLPLNQDKPKTSSHQLRCKQRDLELAHA is encoded by the exons atgGCCGGCGGCGAGGCGTGGCGG CCGCCGCGGTCGTGCGAGGACTACTGGGCGGAGTGGAAGCAGTGCCGGGGCCTCCGCCACGCCTTCCACCACTACTACGCGCACGGGGAGCTGCCGTCCTGCGGGCAGTGGCGGGCGGACTACAGCGCCTGCCGCGCCTGGGAGagaggcgccggcgccgccgcgcag gAAGCTTTGTGCAAGAGTGAGAGATCTCGAGTTctggaaaagcagaaatatgcTCCAGTGTGGACGCTCAGGAAGAGCCCACCACCCGACTGGTACCTCCCACTCAACCAAGACAAACCAAA GACCTCTTCTCACCAACTGAGATGCAAGCAAAGAGATCTTGAGTTAGCACATGCATGA
- the MRPL40 gene encoding large ribosomal subunit protein mL40: MLAAAGRRLGGACAAPGGAWLSLWLPQTVQFRGSHWQTSLLAFKASLPMRAQPKKKKKVDIKREQAQKDRMKKKIRKLEKAAPEMIPIEDFMTAPKYSDSNRVRSLPPLSFEETERRVLLMKKWSLYKQKQDEAEKKAIQTLVAAQQEALKELRLESEELYQAAIRRDERLFPFERDGPNYTPPLPGYDPPEGKCIDITKVYTQ, encoded by the exons ATgttggcggcggcgggccggcggctcggcggggcttgcgcggcgcccggcggcgcctgGCTCAG tttgtgGCTGCCCCAGACGGTTCAGTTTCGAGGAAGTCACTGGCAGACTTCATTGCTGGCATTTAAGGCATCTCTTCCCATGAG AGCACAaccaaagaagaagaagaaagtagaTATAAAGAGAGAGCAAGCACAGAAGGATCGTATGAAAAAGAAGATAAGAAAGTTGGAAAAAGCTGCCCCAGAAATGATTCCAATTGAGGATTTTATGACAGCTCCTAAATACTCGGACAGCAACAG AGTGCGAAGTCTTCCACCTCTGTCTTTTGAGGAAACTGAAAGAAGAGTTCTACTTATGAAAAAGTGGTCTCTGTATAAGCAGAAACAagatgaggcagagaagaaagcaATTCAGACTCTTGTAGCGGCTCAACAAGAGGCACTAAAGGAACTGCGCCTTGAATCAGAGGAGTTATATCAAGCGGCAATAAGACGAGATGAGAGACTTTTTCCCTTTGAGAGAGATGGACCTAATTACACCCCACCACTTCCTGGTTATGATCCTCCTGAAGGAAAATGCATTGATATCACCAAGGTGTATacgcagtga
- the UFD1 gene encoding ubiquitin recognition factor in ER-associated degradation protein 1 isoform X2: MTVIMPPSALDQLSRLNITYPMLFKLTNKNSDRMTHCGVLEFVADEGICYLPHWMMQNLLLEEGGLVQVESVNLQVATYSKFQPQSPDFLDITNPKAVLENALRNFACLTTGDVIAINYNEKIYELRVMETKPDKAVSIIECDMNVDFDAPLGYKEPERNAQHEETADVEADHSGYVSDLGFRAFSGSGNRLDGKKKGVEPSPSPIKPGDIRRGIPNYDFKIGRITFIRNSRPLVKKVEEDESGSRFIAFSGEGQSLRKKGRKP, encoded by the exons ATGACAG TAATTATGCCACCATCTGCTTTGGATCAACTCA GCCGACTTAATATTACTTACCCAATGTTGTTTAAGCTGACCAATAAAAATTCAGACCGAATGACGCACTGTGGAGTGCTTGAGTTTGTGGCTGATGAGGGCATATGTTACCTTCCACACTGG ATGATGCAGAACTTGCTGCTGGAAGAAGGAGGCCTGGTACAAGTGGAGAGTGTTAATCTTCAAGTTGCTACTTACTCAAAATTTCAGCCACAGAGTCCAGATTTTCTTGATATCACCAATCCCAAAGCAGT ACTAGAAAATGCACTGAGAAACTTTGCATGTCTAACTACTGGGGATGTTATTGCCATCAACTACAATGAAAAG ATCTATGAGCTTCGGGTAATGGAGACCAAACCAGATAAGGCTGTGTCCATCATAGAATGTGATATGAAT GTGGATTTTGATGCTCCTTTGGGGTACAAAGAACCAGAAAGAAATGCACAACATGAAGAGACTGCA GATGTTGAAGCAGACCACAGTGGATATGTGAGTGACCTAGGATTTCGT GCATTCTCTGGTTCTGGGAACAGATTGGATGGCAAGAAGAAAGGTGTTGAGCCTAGTCCATCACCAATTAAACCAGGAGACATTCGAAG AGGAATACCCAACTATGACTTCAAGATTGGTAGAATCACATTCATTAGAAACTCACGTCCGCTAGTTAAGAAAGTTGAAGAG GATGAATCTGGAAGCCGGTTTATTGCCTTTTCAGGAGAAGGCCAATCCCTGcgcaaaaagggaagaaaaccatAA
- the UFD1 gene encoding ubiquitin recognition factor in ER-associated degradation protein 1 isoform X1, with protein sequence MFSFNMFDHPIPRVFQNRFSTQYRCFSVSMLAGPNDRSDVEKGGKIIMPPSALDQLSRLNITYPMLFKLTNKNSDRMTHCGVLEFVADEGICYLPHWMMQNLLLEEGGLVQVESVNLQVATYSKFQPQSPDFLDITNPKAVLENALRNFACLTTGDVIAINYNEKIYELRVMETKPDKAVSIIECDMNVDFDAPLGYKEPERNAQHEETADVEADHSGYVSDLGFRAFSGSGNRLDGKKKGVEPSPSPIKPGDIRRGIPNYDFKIGRITFIRNSRPLVKKVEEDESGSRFIAFSGEGQSLRKKGRKP encoded by the exons ATG TTCTCTTTTAATATGTTTGACCATCCAATCCCACGGGTTTTCCAGAACCGCTTCTCAACTCAATACCGTTGCTTCTCAGTATCCATGCTTGCTGGACCTAATGACAGGTCAGATGTGGAGAAAGGCGGGAAGA TAATTATGCCACCATCTGCTTTGGATCAACTCA GCCGACTTAATATTACTTACCCAATGTTGTTTAAGCTGACCAATAAAAATTCAGACCGAATGACGCACTGTGGAGTGCTTGAGTTTGTGGCTGATGAGGGCATATGTTACCTTCCACACTGG ATGATGCAGAACTTGCTGCTGGAAGAAGGAGGCCTGGTACAAGTGGAGAGTGTTAATCTTCAAGTTGCTACTTACTCAAAATTTCAGCCACAGAGTCCAGATTTTCTTGATATCACCAATCCCAAAGCAGT ACTAGAAAATGCACTGAGAAACTTTGCATGTCTAACTACTGGGGATGTTATTGCCATCAACTACAATGAAAAG ATCTATGAGCTTCGGGTAATGGAGACCAAACCAGATAAGGCTGTGTCCATCATAGAATGTGATATGAAT GTGGATTTTGATGCTCCTTTGGGGTACAAAGAACCAGAAAGAAATGCACAACATGAAGAGACTGCA GATGTTGAAGCAGACCACAGTGGATATGTGAGTGACCTAGGATTTCGT GCATTCTCTGGTTCTGGGAACAGATTGGATGGCAAGAAGAAAGGTGTTGAGCCTAGTCCATCACCAATTAAACCAGGAGACATTCGAAG AGGAATACCCAACTATGACTTCAAGATTGGTAGAATCACATTCATTAGAAACTCACGTCCGCTAGTTAAGAAAGTTGAAGAG GATGAATCTGGAAGCCGGTTTATTGCCTTTTCAGGAGAAGGCCAATCCCTGcgcaaaaagggaagaaaaccatAA